A single Fusarium oxysporum Fo47 chromosome IV, complete sequence DNA region contains:
- a CDS encoding cytochrome c oxidase assembly protein COX16-domain-containing protein, whose amino-acid sequence MPAFQSKKFRSAADMNSIGMRYRTLMNKHPFLMFGLPFMAVIVAGSFVLTPATAVRYERYDRKVRQMTKDEELNVRRSARKVDMKEEYYRLAGKDLDDWEQKRVKRLPGENDGVL is encoded by the exons ATGCCGGCGTTTCAGAGCAAAAAGTTCCGGTCCGCGGCCGACATGAACAGCATCGGCATGCGGTACCGCACCCTCATGAACAAGCATCCCTTCCTCATGTTTGGCCTGCCCTTCATGGCCGTCATTGTCGCTGGTTCCTTCGTCCTCACCCCAGCCACTGCTGTCCGCTACGAACGCTACGACCGCAAGGTGCGCCAGATGACCAAGGACGAGGAACTCAATGTGCGCCGGTCTGCAAGGAAGGTGGACATGAAGGAGGAGTACTAC AGACTTGCTGGCAAGGACCTTGACGATTGGGAACAGAAGCGTGTGAAGAGACTTCCTGGTGAGAATGATGGCGTGTTGTAA